A single window of Xylocopilactobacillus apicola DNA harbors:
- a CDS encoding PD-(D/E)XK nuclease family protein, with product MVFKIIQGGARADFLSIIAKKIRSLPTDEEIFLIVPNNLKFKTEIKMLNLLNANETSFFSMPNLKIYSFNRLVWYFLNDSSYFQLPELTTSMKNMILTSILLEKNDELKVYRNFATDVGFIDLLRQQIEIFEQEGLTFKDLAGLRDSKLDLEKNADLALIYQRYEQIIAQPFRNEQSDFQNLAQHLESQDLSKTNFIFFDYLEMTKIETDLLKQLIVQAKDVYFLRYHDAVIDKNSIVENLQSEGVKPRFATYHSESNKQIASIFVNQQNVQEKRDIQIFRCSDRYTEVKKIALEITQLVRTKSARFSDFLIIGSQINDYEPFFNEIFPSYQIPFLGEFTNSMTHASVTYLLKKILDLVRGQIKLTDLFDLLKTQKILDLSEEIIFDAENFALKLGITGRDFLSLEMTGEIFKRSFAKNPQQLDNFLLVKKMTQELLIPLINDLKKGTQALDYSNIIYDFFVDSGILDKFNQKRSELEATGKQLASDQIEQEVNNFVKLLDEMVSIFKDQKLSFNNFAQILLNGFKTKTYAMVPSVMDEVQIADLNKINLADYKYVWIVNAVDGNLPFNHEPNELLFSTEELAAIANETGDQFLLRYCVNSKNDSEQKLNYLMMSFAQTKLFISFPTHDQDLTLLPSTYLNVLRDKFQIPFEDFSDLPDATNFRDRLSFSNPALTDLVQVIREALVKQEKISDDWSNLFYWFQQNRNDELEQVLDALTINDNHEVDPALIEEIFNRQILLSITNMETYFRNPYEFFVKYVLKVRERSISEVNPLVSGLVFHDVLDQFFKILKSSGSTIKNLADEELVTITHQVYKEVIRDQHLEFLLNDALDRFNLELLEQTVTSTLRSIKMQGITAKTLFTEKSFGMNGDEIQPIFMLDDSRSLKLNGKIDRLDTVGNFFNVIDYKSSKRKFDLNDFYNGLDLQLITYLQILKNYYFKAPTQKIGGSFFYQIQDPIIEHAKVGANFDQTWLKNYQYNGLFLNDENYLQLISDDLSKNNLKWRDLFPTPKTAKQQNAYTEDEFKVIFAYNQKRFQTLAELIYQGSFPQKLLFRTFDEVKSYRNNSYQSILLFDPELNHDFRIWHPRTPADLLNLMKGDFHE from the coding sequence TTGGTTTTCAAAATTATACAGGGCGGTGCTCGCGCCGACTTTTTATCAATTATTGCAAAGAAAATTCGTTCTCTGCCAACGGATGAAGAAATTTTTTTGATTGTTCCAAATAACTTAAAATTCAAAACTGAAATTAAAATGCTCAATCTTTTAAATGCTAACGAGACATCTTTTTTTAGCATGCCTAATCTTAAAATTTATTCTTTTAATCGGTTGGTTTGGTACTTCTTAAACGATTCTTCTTATTTTCAGTTACCTGAATTAACTACCAGTATGAAAAATATGATTTTGACGTCGATTTTGCTGGAAAAAAATGATGAGTTAAAAGTGTACCGAAATTTTGCAACTGACGTGGGATTTATTGATCTTTTGCGTCAACAAATCGAAATTTTTGAGCAGGAGGGACTAACTTTCAAAGATTTAGCTGGACTGCGCGACTCTAAACTTGATTTAGAGAAAAATGCTGATTTAGCTTTGATTTATCAAAGATATGAACAGATTATTGCCCAGCCTTTTCGTAATGAACAAAGCGATTTTCAAAATTTGGCGCAGCATTTAGAAAGCCAAGATTTAAGTAAAACTAATTTTATTTTCTTCGATTATTTAGAAATGACTAAAATTGAAACTGATCTGTTGAAACAGTTAATTGTTCAAGCGAAGGATGTTTACTTCTTGCGTTATCACGACGCTGTGATTGATAAAAATTCAATTGTGGAAAATCTTCAAAGTGAAGGTGTAAAACCACGATTTGCCACTTATCATAGCGAATCCAATAAACAAATCGCAAGTATTTTTGTCAATCAGCAAAACGTTCAAGAAAAAAGAGATATTCAGATTTTTCGTTGTTCTGATCGTTATACAGAAGTCAAAAAAATCGCACTGGAAATTACTCAGCTGGTTCGCACAAAATCAGCTCGTTTTAGTGATTTTTTAATTATTGGGAGCCAAATTAACGATTATGAACCATTTTTCAATGAAATTTTTCCATCGTATCAAATTCCTTTTTTGGGTGAATTTACCAATTCGATGACCCATGCTTCGGTAACTTATTTGTTAAAAAAAATATTGGATCTTGTTCGCGGACAAATTAAGTTGACAGATTTATTTGATCTTTTAAAGACGCAAAAGATTTTGGATTTGAGTGAAGAAATTATTTTTGATGCTGAGAATTTTGCGTTGAAGCTGGGAATCACTGGAAGAGATTTTTTGTCTTTAGAAATGACAGGTGAAATTTTTAAACGTTCATTTGCCAAAAATCCACAGCAATTAGATAATTTTTTGTTAGTTAAAAAAATGACACAAGAACTTTTAATTCCTTTAATTAATGATTTAAAGAAAGGAACGCAGGCTCTGGATTACTCAAATATTATCTATGATTTCTTTGTTGATAGTGGAATTTTAGACAAATTTAATCAAAAAAGATCTGAACTTGAAGCGACAGGAAAGCAGCTAGCAAGCGATCAGATTGAACAGGAAGTCAATAATTTTGTAAAATTACTTGACGAGATGGTGAGCATTTTTAAAGATCAAAAATTAAGCTTTAATAACTTTGCTCAAATTCTTTTGAATGGGTTTAAAACCAAGACCTATGCAATGGTTCCGTCGGTTATGGACGAGGTCCAGATTGCTGATCTTAACAAAATTAATTTAGCAGATTACAAATACGTTTGGATCGTTAATGCGGTTGATGGAAATCTGCCGTTTAATCATGAGCCAAACGAATTATTGTTTTCAACAGAGGAGTTGGCAGCCATTGCCAATGAAACAGGTGATCAATTTCTGCTCCGTTATTGTGTTAACTCTAAAAACGATTCAGAACAAAAACTAAATTATTTGATGATGAGTTTCGCTCAAACCAAACTTTTCATTAGCTTTCCGACGCATGATCAGGATTTAACCCTTTTGCCTTCAACTTATTTAAATGTCTTACGCGACAAATTTCAAATTCCGTTTGAGGATTTTAGCGATCTGCCGGATGCGACTAATTTTAGAGACCGATTGAGCTTTTCAAATCCAGCACTTACCGATTTGGTTCAGGTAATTAGAGAAGCACTTGTTAAGCAAGAAAAAATAAGTGACGATTGGTCAAATTTGTTTTATTGGTTTCAACAAAATCGAAATGATGAATTGGAGCAAGTGCTTGATGCTTTAACGATTAATGATAATCATGAGGTAGATCCAGCTCTAATTGAGGAGATTTTTAATCGCCAAATTTTATTATCTATTACAAATATGGAAACGTATTTTAGAAATCCTTACGAGTTTTTTGTTAAATATGTTTTAAAAGTTCGGGAGCGTTCAATTTCTGAGGTTAACCCTTTGGTGAGCGGATTAGTGTTTCACGACGTTTTGGATCAATTTTTCAAAATTTTGAAATCTAGCGGAAGTACGATTAAAAATCTGGCTGATGAAGAACTAGTGACAATTACTCACCAGGTATATAAAGAAGTAATTCGTGATCAGCATTTGGAATTTCTCTTAAATGATGCGCTTGATCGTTTTAATCTTGAATTGTTGGAACAGACGGTCACTTCCACTTTGCGTTCAATTAAAATGCAGGGGATAACGGCAAAAACGCTGTTTACCGAGAAGTCGTTTGGGATGAATGGTGATGAGATTCAACCGATTTTTATGCTTGATGACAGCCGATCACTTAAATTAAATGGGAAAATTGATCGCTTGGATACAGTGGGAAATTTCTTTAACGTAATTGATTATAAATCTTCAAAACGTAAATTTGATTTAAATGATTTCTACAATGGACTTGATCTACAGCTAATCACGTACCTTCAAATTTTGAAAAATTATTATTTTAAAGCTCCGACTCAAAAAATTGGAGGTAGTTTCTTTTATCAAATTCAAGATCCGATTATTGAACATGCAAAAGTTGGTGCAAATTTTGATCAAACTTGGCTGAAAAACTATCAATATAATGGACTGTTTTTAAACGACGAAAATTATCTGCAGTTGATTTCTGACGATCTAAGCAAAAATAATCTTAAGTGGCGAGATTTATTTCCAACTCCCAAGACCGCTAAACAACAAAATGCTTATACTGAAGACGAGTTCAAAGTAATTTTTGCATACAATCAAAAAAGATTTCAAACTTTGGCTGAGTTGATTTACCAAGGAAGTTTTCCGCAAAAATTGCTTTTTAGGACCTTTGATGAAGTTAAGAGCTATCGTAATAATTCTTATCAATCAATTCTTTTGTTTGATCCAGAACTAAATCACGATTTTCGAATTTGGCATCCAAGAACGCCAGCCGATTTACTAAACTTAATGAAGGGTGATTTCCATGAGTAA